The DNA region agagagagagagagagagagagagacagagagacagagaaacagaaagagagagagagagtcagagaaacagaaagagagagagagtcagagaaacagaaagagagagagagagagagagagagaggagagagacagaggacagagagacagagagagagagagagtcagagaaacagaaagagagagagagagagtcagagaaacagaaagagagagagagagagagagagagagagagagagagagagagagagagagagagagagagagagagagagagagagagagagagagagagacagagaaacagaatgagagagagtcagagaaacagaaagagagagagagagagtcagagaaacagaaagagagagagagtcagagaaacagaaagagagagagagagagagagagagagagagagagagagacacagagacagagagacagagagagagagagagtcagagaaacagaaagagaagagcAGAGTCAGAAAAcgaaagaagagaagagatgagaagactCAAAGCAGAGAGAAGATTCAAGCAGAAGAGAGGTCAAAGTCAGAAGAAGAACAGAGGGACAGAAGAGATAGAGTCAGAACATTCAGAAATGAGAGAAGAGGGTCAGAGAAACCAGAAAGAAGTGaagagtcaagagagagagagagagtcagagacagagaagacagagagacaagggaatgagagagagtcaGCGGAAGAAGAGGTCAGACACAGAGAGTCGAACAAGAATAGAGAGTGAGAGtcagagaaagctagagagagaaagtcaagagaaacaagaaaagagagagtcagagagagaagagatgaggagaagtCAGAGAAGCAGAAGACAGAGCGTCAAgggccagaggagagagaaagcagagagagagtcagaggaggcaagaagaagagagagagagagagagtcgagagagtgagagagagagagagtgagagagaggaagagagagagtctaaAACGACAGCAAATATCAATCAGAGACgcaagagagagagtcagagaaacagaaagaggatcagagacagagaaagagagatgagagaagtcAGAAAGAGATGATAAgcagaggggtcagaggtcagagagaagagagaagtcagagagcagagagagtcagagagaggctgagagagagagagtcagagacagagaaaacagaaaagagagtcagagaaacagaaagaagaggtcagagaagcagaagagagagagtcagagaaacagaaagagagagagatcagagaaacagaatgagagagaggtcagagaaacagaaagagagagaagtcagagagacagagaaacgagaagagagagagagagagagagagagacagagaaagcagaaagagagagagtcagagaaacagaaagagagagagtcagagaaacagaaagagagagagtcagagaaacagaaagagagagagtcagagacagacagagagagagagagagtgagacagagaaacagaaagagagagagtcagagaaacagaatgagagaggagtcagagaaacagaaagagagagagtcagagaaacagagaagagtagagagtcagagaaagacagagaagaagagaagagaaacgaaaagtcagagaaacagaaagagagagagtcagagaaacagagagagagagagtcagagaaacagaaagagagagagtcagagaaacagaaagagagagagagtcagagaaacagaatgagagagagtcagagaaacagaaagagagagagacagagagacagagagagagagagagtcagagagagagagaagagagagagagtcagagaaacagaaagagagagagtcagagaaacagaaagagagagagtcagagaaacagaaagagagagagagagaaacagaaagagagagagtcagagaaacagaaagagagagagagtcagagaaacagagagagagagagtcagagaaacagaaagagaggagagtcagagaaacagaatgagagagagagtcagagaaacagaagagagagagtcagagagaagagaaagagagagagagtcagagagagacagagagagagagagtcagagaaacagaaagagagagagtcagagaaacagaaagagagagagagtcagagaaacagagagagagagagagagagagagagagagagagagagagaaacagaaagagagagagagtcagaaacaAAAGAattagagagtgagatagagagaaaagATATATAGAGGTCAGAGcgtgaaatagagagaaagagagagagaaagagagagagtcagaaaaagagatagagatagaaagaaagagatagcGTGAGATAGAGAGAACGCAAGCTGGAGGATCCCTGAAACCCTGGCCCTCTTCTCCTATAATGTTTGGAGAGTAATACAACATTTTCCGCAGCTGTTTATAGTGAAAGTGAGTGGTGGAATGGACTTATGTTGCCATGATggatgtcaaggggtctgagtgggACTATAGCTAATGCTAGATGGCTTACATGAAAGCTACGCTGGCTGCCTCTCAAGGCTGTAATAACTGAGTATCGCTGGTGCTATGTGCTTTTCACTAATACAACTTTATTGTTCCCCAGACCCAGTGTCAGGATAAAGTGACTGGGGTGCTATGTGCTTTTCACTAATAAAACTTTATTGTTCCCCAGACCCAGTGTCAGGATAAAGTGACTGGGGTGCTATGTGCTTTTCTACTAATACAACTTTATTGTTCCCCAGACCCAGTGTCAGGATAAAGTGACTGGGGTGCTATGTGCTTTTCACTAATACAACTTTATTGTTCCCCAGACCCAGTGTCAGGATAAAGTGACTGGGGTGCTATGTGCTTTTCCCTAATACAACTTTATTGTTCCCTCAGACCCAGTGTCAGGATAAAGTGACTGGGGTGCTATGTGCTTTTCACTAATACAACTTTATTGTTCCCCAGACCCAGTGTCAGGATAAAAGTGACTGGGTGGCTATGTTCTTTTTGGGGATGGAAATTATATTGAATTCTGCTTTTATAAACGCAATaccacaaaaaaacaacaacatcaagTTAAAAATGATGAGACTTTGAGATCATGAAGTGATTTTGAAGTTAGAGGTTGGAGCCTGTATGAACGTAAAATATAATAATTTTATCCTTATCCTTTCGTAAGGACAAAGATTCAGCAGAAGGCATGTAGAGGTGCAAATGTGTTGGATAAATTGTTTCAATGATAACGGTGATATTTGCAAATATGAGTACAAGGTTCTGACTTCAAAATGTCTGCGTTCAAAAGAAAAAAGTGTCTCATCAGGAGAAAACCTGTCTTTACAATTAAAGCACAAGTCTatcaggctcagatacagccccCCCCGAGCTAATCAACCTTGAACAAAATACAACATCTCCAAACAGACACTTAAATACATTTGGCTAAACCTATTCTTGGCGCGAAGGCTAAAGGCTTTCATattgtaattgtctgcatcatttccaatcctccATATATATATTTTGGAAACATCTACTTTagagtaatttttccaacaattgtttacagacatattatttcacttataattcactgtatcacaattcataatagaagtttacatacactaagttgactgtgcctttaaacagcttgaaataATTcccaaaatgatgtcatggccccagaagcttctgataggctaattgacatttgagtcaattaaatgtaaatgtaaattggaggtgtacctgtggatgtatttcaaggcctaccttctaaAACAAACttccttgacatcatgagaaaatcaaaagaaatcagccaagaattttgtttttttaaacctccacaagtctggttcatccttaggagcaatttctaaatgcctgaaggtaccacgttcatctgtaaaaacaatagtacgcaagtagaaACACCATAAAACCACgtagccatcatactgctcaggaaggagacgcattctgtatcctacagatgaacatactttgtgcgaaaagtgcaaatcaatcccagaacaacagcaggaccttgtgaagatgctggaggaaacagatacaaaagtatctatatccacagtaaacgagTCCTAtctgacataacctgaaaggccgctccagAGGGAAGGAAAGCCCACTGCTCCAacactgccataaaaaagccagactacagtttgcaactgcacatggggatgaaGATTGCTTTAGGAGAAATGTCCTCctgtctgataaaacaaaaacagaactgtttggcataatgaccattgttatgtttggggaaaaaagGGAGGCTTGCAAATAGGCTTGCAAATAGAAAAACACCATCCCagcgtgaagcacaggggtggcagcatcatgttgttgggtgcTTTGCTGGAAAGGACCgatgtacttcacaaaatagatggcatcaatgacatgagaaaattatgtggatattgaagcaattttgcttttcctctgttcattttccccctgctggtcttttaggttcgttccctttttctctctcccttcctctctctcttctctctatcgttccgttcctgctcccagctgttcctattcccctaatcaatcatttagtcttcccacacctgttccttatcttttcccctgattagagtccctatttcttcccttgttttccgttcctgtcctgtcggatccttgtctattgttcaccgtgctgtgtctgtgtatcgccctgtcgtgtcgtgtttccctcagatgctgcgtggagagcaggtgtctgagtctgctaggttcaagtgccttcccgaggcaacctgcagttcttgatcgagtctccagtctgttctcgtcattacgagtggaattatgtcttatgtttgtagaattacttttctggattaaagactctgttttcgccaagtcgcttttgggtcctcattcacctgcatgacagaaggatccgaccaaagaatggacccagcgactacagacgttcgtaacactgccgtcgagatccaaggagccatgctcggcagacacgagcaggaattgtctgctgctcgccatgccgtggagaacctggccgctcaggtttccgacctctctggacagttccagagtcttcgtctcgtgccacctgttacttcctggcctgccgagcctccggaacctagggttaataacccaccttgctactccgggcagcccacggagtgccgctcctttctcacccagtgtgatattgtgttctctctccaacccaacacatactctagcgagagagctcgggttgcttacgtcatttcactccttactggccgggctcgagagtggggcacagctatctgggaggcaagggctgattgttcaaacaattaccagaactttaaggaggagatgattcgggttttgaccgttcagtttttggtagggaggcttctagggccctggcttccctatgccaaggtgatcgatccataacggattactctatagagtttcgcactcttgctgcctctagtgactggaacgagccggcgctgctcgctcgttttctggagggactccacgcagtggtcaaagatgagattctctctcgggaggttccttccagtgtggactctttgattgctctcgccatccgcatagaacgacgggtagatcttcgtcaccaagctcgtggaagagagctcgcgtccaacggtgtttccctgctccgcatcgcaaccatctccctcctctggctcagagactgagcccatgcagctgggaggtattcgcatctcgactaaggagagggaacggaggatcaccaaccgcctgtgcctc from Oncorhynchus gorbuscha isolate QuinsamMale2020 ecotype Even-year unplaced genomic scaffold, OgorEven_v1.0 Un_scaffold_11549, whole genome shotgun sequence includes:
- the LOC124030441 gene encoding putative uncharacterized protein DDB_G0271982, which gives rise to VRETERERDQRNRMRERSEKQKEREVRETEKREERERERERQRKQKERESEKQKERESEKQKERESEKQKERESETDRERERVRQRNRKREKRERVRETEKSRESEKDREEEKRNQRERESEKQKERRV